From one Odontesthes bonariensis isolate fOdoBon6 chromosome 14, fOdoBon6.hap1, whole genome shotgun sequence genomic stretch:
- the rpap2 gene encoding putative RNA polymerase II subunit B1 CTD phosphatase rpap2 isoform X1 → METGEKRISGVSAKASKKGGKRMKPPTAEEEARRREEVKEKLREKLELEKRALTLVERLLEDSVAEDFLLDCAKFITPANYKDTIEERVIAKLCGYPICSNKLDKIPTQQFKISTKTNRVYDITERKCFCCNFCYKASKEYELQISRTPLLLRQYESPPEIRLLKKGDSGSSGEEVMLSKRLKEEDIENPLAAPPDDSQSSAGASGNDSSGDEREQDFVSSVVSQQQRPRVHWGDLPKCTDRDKKGEPGKVERRKKQNRGGFKETESQNTQKEEMREKNEKKERHTEKPEQFHKVNTDQAVQEEKDLTRVSTVEEGSAKLNLCSLSETVIHTATLPEHTPTGTEHTTSLTSPPLIETKSLTENKLQPSPTLTATNLNNLNESSSNRPGFNITQVGMSKRGAAGLQHLLKTHASETKPYSVRLNLLESLRRTLKEWCTDDTLSFLYGSDHSLGSPFADIKEVKEEEELDEDDLEDDVTVVDGQEQKRALAAAPDYGTLQKDTRNLELRVMEFYKGTWILPEEVEQLNGNKDQGTAQSPNAKDPVLPLIDSHAQPLIQKRITMEKLSSCLRGIIGPLHLTVSDVSADLNNLVRTFRFTNTNIIHKTPEWTLIAVVLLHLLSEVSPVVREALEKSASVEYLNTLMQELGLQEQDLLHLVQLLKSPTH, encoded by the exons ATGGAGACGGGGGAGAAGAGGATAAGCGGAGTCTCCGCCAAAGCTTCCAAAAAGG GTGGGAAACGTATGAAACCCCCGACGGCCGAAGAAGAAGCAAGAAG GAGAGAGGAGGTGAAGGAGAAGCTGAGGGAGAAGCTGGAGCTGGAGAAAAGAGCTCTGACGTTGGTGGAGCGTCTCCTAGAGGATAGTGTGGCTGAGGACTTCCTGCTTGACTGT GCCAAGTTCATTACTCCAGCTAATTACAAAGACACTATAGAAGAGAGAGTCATAGCTAAACTGTGTGGTTATCCCATATGTTCAAACAAACTGGACAAG atccCAACCCAACAGTTCAAAATTTCAACTAAAACAAATCGGGTGTATGACATCACGGAGCGTAAA TGTTTTTGCTGCAACTTCTGCTACAAAGCCTCTAAAGAGTATGAGCTACAAATATCAAGGACGCCTCTTTTGCTGAGGCAGTATGAGAG TCCTCCAGAAATCAGGTTGCTGAAGAAAGGAGATAG TGGGAGTTCTGGGGAGGAGGTGATGCTGTCCAAGAGGCTCAAAGAGGAGGACATCGAGAACCCACTGGCTGCTCCTCCAGACGACAGTCAAAGCTCTGCAGGAGCCAGCGGCAACGACAGCAGCGGTGATGAGCGGGAGCAGGACTTTGTCTCCAGTGTGGTCTCACAGCAGCAAAGGCCCCGGGTGCATTGGGGTGACCTGCCAAAATGCACAGATCGTGACAAGAAAGGGGAACCAGGAAAGGTTGAGAGGAGAAAGAAACAGAATAGAGGAGGATTTAAAGAGACTGAAAGTCAAAACACACAGAAGGAAGAAATGAGAGAAAAGAACGAAAAGAAAGAACGACATACTGAAAAACCTGAACAGTTCCACAAAGTCAATACTGATCAGGCAGTGCAAGAAGAGAAGGATTTAACTCGGGTCTCAACTGTGGAAGAAGGCAGTGCCAAGTTAAATTTGTGTAGTTTATCAGAGACTGTCATTCACACTGCTACACTACCAGAACACACACCCACTGGGACTGAACACACAACTTCACTTACCTCTCCTCCACTTATAGAAACAAAATCCTTAACAGAAAATAAACTTCAACCTTCTCCAACTCTCACTGCCACTAATCTGAACAATCTCAACGAATCTTCATCAAACCGACCAGGTTTCAACATCACCCAGGTGGGTATGAGCAAGAGAGGAGCAGCAGGGCTGCAACATCTACTGAAGACCCACGCCAGTGAAACCAAACCTTACTCAGTGCGGCTGAATCTTCTCGAGTCTCTTCGAAGAACATTAAAGGAGTGGTGCACTGACGATACTCTGAGTTTCCTGTACGGCTCGGATCATTCGCTGGGATCCCCTTTTGCTGACATAAAAGAAgtaaaggaagaggaggagttgGATGAAGATGACCTTGAGGATGACGTGACAGTTGTTGATGGTCAGGAGCAAAAGAGGGCGTTGGCTGCAGCACCAGACTATGGGACACTACAGAAAGACACCCGGAACCTGGAGCTCAGAGTCATGGAGTTTTACAAGGGGACCTGGATTCTGCCTGAGGAGGTAGAGCAGCTGAATGGAAACAAG GATCAGGGGACCGCCCAGAGCCCAAACGCGAAAGATCCAGTTCTGCCGCTCATTGACTCTCATGCTCAGCCCCTCATCCAGAAACGAATTACAATGGAGAAGCTCAGCAGCTG TCTCAGGGGCATTATTGGTCCGCTGCACCTCACCGTGAGCGATGTCTCCGCCGATCTGAACAACCTGGTCAGGACTTTCAG GTTCACCAACACAAATATCATCCACAAAACTCCAGAGTGGACCCTGATAGCAGTGGTGCTTCTGCATCT
- the rpap2 gene encoding putative RNA polymerase II subunit B1 CTD phosphatase rpap2 isoform X2 encodes MKPPTAEEEARRREEVKEKLREKLELEKRALTLVERLLEDSVAEDFLLDCAKFITPANYKDTIEERVIAKLCGYPICSNKLDKIPTQQFKISTKTNRVYDITERKCFCCNFCYKASKEYELQISRTPLLLRQYESPPEIRLLKKGDSGSSGEEVMLSKRLKEEDIENPLAAPPDDSQSSAGASGNDSSGDEREQDFVSSVVSQQQRPRVHWGDLPKCTDRDKKGEPGKVERRKKQNRGGFKETESQNTQKEEMREKNEKKERHTEKPEQFHKVNTDQAVQEEKDLTRVSTVEEGSAKLNLCSLSETVIHTATLPEHTPTGTEHTTSLTSPPLIETKSLTENKLQPSPTLTATNLNNLNESSSNRPGFNITQVGMSKRGAAGLQHLLKTHASETKPYSVRLNLLESLRRTLKEWCTDDTLSFLYGSDHSLGSPFADIKEVKEEEELDEDDLEDDVTVVDGQEQKRALAAAPDYGTLQKDTRNLELRVMEFYKGTWILPEEVEQLNGNKDQGTAQSPNAKDPVLPLIDSHAQPLIQKRITMEKLSSCLRGIIGPLHLTVSDVSADLNNLVRTFRFTNTNIIHKTPEWTLIAVVLLHLLSEVSPVVREALEKSASVEYLNTLMQELGLQEQDLLHLVQLLKSPTH; translated from the exons ATGAAACCCCCGACGGCCGAAGAAGAAGCAAGAAG GAGAGAGGAGGTGAAGGAGAAGCTGAGGGAGAAGCTGGAGCTGGAGAAAAGAGCTCTGACGTTGGTGGAGCGTCTCCTAGAGGATAGTGTGGCTGAGGACTTCCTGCTTGACTGT GCCAAGTTCATTACTCCAGCTAATTACAAAGACACTATAGAAGAGAGAGTCATAGCTAAACTGTGTGGTTATCCCATATGTTCAAACAAACTGGACAAG atccCAACCCAACAGTTCAAAATTTCAACTAAAACAAATCGGGTGTATGACATCACGGAGCGTAAA TGTTTTTGCTGCAACTTCTGCTACAAAGCCTCTAAAGAGTATGAGCTACAAATATCAAGGACGCCTCTTTTGCTGAGGCAGTATGAGAG TCCTCCAGAAATCAGGTTGCTGAAGAAAGGAGATAG TGGGAGTTCTGGGGAGGAGGTGATGCTGTCCAAGAGGCTCAAAGAGGAGGACATCGAGAACCCACTGGCTGCTCCTCCAGACGACAGTCAAAGCTCTGCAGGAGCCAGCGGCAACGACAGCAGCGGTGATGAGCGGGAGCAGGACTTTGTCTCCAGTGTGGTCTCACAGCAGCAAAGGCCCCGGGTGCATTGGGGTGACCTGCCAAAATGCACAGATCGTGACAAGAAAGGGGAACCAGGAAAGGTTGAGAGGAGAAAGAAACAGAATAGAGGAGGATTTAAAGAGACTGAAAGTCAAAACACACAGAAGGAAGAAATGAGAGAAAAGAACGAAAAGAAAGAACGACATACTGAAAAACCTGAACAGTTCCACAAAGTCAATACTGATCAGGCAGTGCAAGAAGAGAAGGATTTAACTCGGGTCTCAACTGTGGAAGAAGGCAGTGCCAAGTTAAATTTGTGTAGTTTATCAGAGACTGTCATTCACACTGCTACACTACCAGAACACACACCCACTGGGACTGAACACACAACTTCACTTACCTCTCCTCCACTTATAGAAACAAAATCCTTAACAGAAAATAAACTTCAACCTTCTCCAACTCTCACTGCCACTAATCTGAACAATCTCAACGAATCTTCATCAAACCGACCAGGTTTCAACATCACCCAGGTGGGTATGAGCAAGAGAGGAGCAGCAGGGCTGCAACATCTACTGAAGACCCACGCCAGTGAAACCAAACCTTACTCAGTGCGGCTGAATCTTCTCGAGTCTCTTCGAAGAACATTAAAGGAGTGGTGCACTGACGATACTCTGAGTTTCCTGTACGGCTCGGATCATTCGCTGGGATCCCCTTTTGCTGACATAAAAGAAgtaaaggaagaggaggagttgGATGAAGATGACCTTGAGGATGACGTGACAGTTGTTGATGGTCAGGAGCAAAAGAGGGCGTTGGCTGCAGCACCAGACTATGGGACACTACAGAAAGACACCCGGAACCTGGAGCTCAGAGTCATGGAGTTTTACAAGGGGACCTGGATTCTGCCTGAGGAGGTAGAGCAGCTGAATGGAAACAAG GATCAGGGGACCGCCCAGAGCCCAAACGCGAAAGATCCAGTTCTGCCGCTCATTGACTCTCATGCTCAGCCCCTCATCCAGAAACGAATTACAATGGAGAAGCTCAGCAGCTG TCTCAGGGGCATTATTGGTCCGCTGCACCTCACCGTGAGCGATGTCTCCGCCGATCTGAACAACCTGGTCAGGACTTTCAG GTTCACCAACACAAATATCATCCACAAAACTCCAGAGTGGACCCTGATAGCAGTGGTGCTTCTGCATCT